Proteins encoded within one genomic window of Triticum aestivum cultivar Chinese Spring chromosome 2D, IWGSC CS RefSeq v2.1, whole genome shotgun sequence:
- the LOC123052688 gene encoding uncharacterized protein: MGSDRQHGGSGDVVAPKRRKRQRQLLLESSDSEADESCLLTRHKSDEPNAALGNGDQSVEKVVPPSSELPGAKTTQRDGLEKNKGDELNSASSRNGDDLSEEKVVPLSADKLHRVKSTQGDYPEKNKGDKNSRSSSQPDSKRSKIEDAKVGAVGNGGSASKDVTVGKMLRPGFPKWRFEKPEVRAGRVDEKGGVEMKATIGSKVKEQVSSLDDKRRHVELLKRKKHKPLKTDMSNSVDSDRQECGEETKAKFKEQDSSLDVKRRPVGSLKHEKHILLKTDKASLAGSVQGEVIRVQGKSGLLKILPKNDKVLRETSDGKILPKKLNVDGDTSDGNTLPKNVKVEAGDGKIPTKSGVLKLLPKNNTMVRENTDENLIPKNIKLEGETSDGKILMKTSKMDTGSGDDKVATKNCMVDLKAVAGKILSRNSRVDEETITGYEQDKDKSSALIESQKRDLNGGKKVTGKLVSSVILRRSDPSVVGVSSGHTVKQKSSKVQPKISSQGNHQPSPSLKDEKSELGEHKNEKKRLLQHKGSPENLSKKVKLEVTDLQGTSDSAPKKHVMMKKPRGGPRSALKQKLRDQIKGILLHNGWTIDLRPRKDKDYEDSVYVSPQGSSYWSITKAYAVFQEQVKSSQDENPTGGPGVADASFDAISKEDLAMLQRIVRKRKGKKEHSAEKGGDNRSRNSKGASAGRSSRNKYQKNKEKVKAKHLGCALLVHGGARNMEGMGNYVPYKWKRTVLSWMIDLGVVSQDAKVKYMNKKGTQAILDGRITRNGIYCGCCSKILTAAKFELHAGSKEHQPYANIFLEDGGVPLLQCLLDAWDKQSQHEKKGFYKIDPADDPDDDTCGICGDGGDLLCCDRCTSTFHVACLGIEMPSGDWYCRSCICKFCSSAEEMTPSSTELLSCLQCSRKYHQVCTPGTERDSVSTPPGASIDHFCSPGCRKIYKRLKKLLGFKNNMEAGFSWSLVRCFAESEAAPMKRKAELVYCNSKTAVAFSVMNECFLPRIDERSGINIIHNVVYNCGSDFNRLNFSDFYTFILEHGEEVISAATVRIHGTELAEMPFIGTRGMYRGQGMCHRLLNAIESALCSLNVRRLVIPAIPEMQKTWTTVFGFKPVGPMKKQKMKSFNLLIIHGTGLLEKRLLLTAQVNRQTTSVTVNAVECDKTASQTFGEASGSLTPVYVSQEFAVGGHPETKDHDTCALIEGSSGLASNLPPVSEEKTEETISPVSIADVNLHISEDDMPCKALADITEKVKYAETYLTFVADKIVVEEKPEDKSSSSSADSKAIPMTVDPCPCSSDELGKYENCPPSVHSVDAVLVKDRPESNFSTSSISGRFDTQEDKKSCVVPANTEVPLVTMGRKPDNHEFETIVADGGDMQSSLEVKYLEVLVDERSTDAYATKNKAFVGGVTSYAAAVTKDNGHSAVDLVVSAERSLDETNSVESDKSEVKVATVEVGAIVESSNGAGIPVSALEKSDDINGEVTAKPTLTCGDGQLH, from the exons ATGGGTTCGGACCGGCAACATGGTGGCTCGGGGGACGTGGTGGCGCCGAAACGGCGGAAGAGACAGAGACAGCTGCTGCTGGAGTCCAGCGACTCTGAAGCGGATGAATCTTGCCTCTTGACGCGGCACAAGTCTGACGAGCCTAATGCCGCCTTAGGCAACGGTGATCAATCAGTGGAGAAAGTGGTGCCTCCTAGTTCTGAGCTTCCTGGGGCTAAAACTACTCAAAGAGATGGTTTAGAGAAGAACAAGGGAGATGAACTTAACAGTGCCAGCAGTCGAAATGGTGATGACCTGTCAGAGGAGAAAGTGGTGCCTCTTAGTGCTGACAAGCTCCACAGGGTCAAGTCCACTCAAGGAGACTATCCAGAGAAGAATAAGGGAGATAAGAACAGCAGGAGTAGCTCACAGCCTGACTCCAAGAGGAGCAAAATCGAGGATGCCAAAGTTGGTGCTGTTGGAAACGGTGGAAGTGCTTCAAAGGATGTAACTGTAGGGAAAATGCTGCGTCCAGGGTTCCCAAAATGGCGGTTCGAGAAGCCCGAGGTAAGGGCTGGACGAGTTGATGAGAAAGGTGGGGTGGAGATGAAGGCAACCATTGGCTCAAAGGTCAAGGAGCAGGTATCGAGCTTGGATGACAAGAGGAGACATGTAGAGCTACTGAAACGTAAGAAACACAAGCCGTTGAAGACTGACATGAGCAACTCGGTTGACTCTGACCGACAGGAATGTGGGGAGGAGACGAAGGCAAAGTTCAAGGAGCAGGACTCAAGTTTGGATGTCAAGAGGAGGCCAGTAGGATCACTGAAACATGAGAAACACATACTGCTGAAGACTGACAAGGCTAGCTTGGCTGGGTCTGTCCAAGGGGAAGTTATAAGGGTTCAAGGGAAAAGTGGCCTTTTGAAGATCCTGCCAAAGAACGATAAGGTGCTCAGGGAAACCAGCGATGGCAAGATTCTGCCGAAGAAGTTGAATGTTGATGGGGATACCAGTGATGGCAATACTCTGCCAAAGAATGTTAAGGTGGAGGCTGGGGATGGCAAGATTCCGACGAAGAGTGGTGTTTTAAAGCTTCTTCCGAAGAACAATACGATGGTCAGAGAAAACACTGATGAAAACCTTATTCCCAAGAACATTAAGTTGGAGGGGGAGACCAGTGATGGCAAGATTTTGATGAAGACCAGTAAGATGGATACAGGAAGTGGCGATGACAAGGTCGCGACTAAGAACTGTATGGTGGATTTAAAAGCTGTTGCTGGCAAGATTCTGTCGAGGAACAGTAGGGTGGATGAAGAGACCATTACTGGCTATGAACAGGATAAGGATAAAAGCAGTGCTCTCATCGAGTCCCAAAAGCGGGATTTAAATGGTGGGAAGAAAGTTACTGGAAAGCTGGTCTCCTCTGTCATATTGAGGAGAAGCGATCCAAGCGTAGTGGGAGTTTCTTCAGGCCATACTGTGAAACAGAAAAGTTCAAAGGTGCAGCCGAAGATCTCCTCACAAGGCAATCATCAGCCCTCACCAAGCCTGAAAGATGAGAAAAGTGAACTTGGTGAACACAAAAATGAGAAGAAGAGATTGCTTCAGCATAAAGGTTCACCAGAGAATTTATCCAAGAAAGTAAAACTGGAAGTCACTGATCTGCAAGGCACATCTGATTCTGCTCCCAAGAAGCATGTCATGATGAAGAAACCAAGGGGAGGACCTCGTAGTGCACTTAAGCAGAAACTCCGGGATCAGATTAAAGGTATACTATTACATAACGGATGGACAATTGATCTAAGGCCTCGGAAAGATAAAGATTATGAAGATTCTGTGTATGTTTCTCCACAAGGTAGTAGCTATTGGTCAATCACAAAGGCTTATGCAGTGTTCCAAGAGCAAGTGAAAAGTTCACAGGATGAGAACCCTACAGGTGGACCAGGTGTTGCAGATGCTTCCTTTGATGCCATATCAAAAGAGGACCTAGCAATGCTACAAAGAATTGTGCGGAAAAGAAAGGGCAAAAAAGAACATTCTGCTGAGAAGGGAGGGGACAACAGAAGCAGGAACTCAAAAGGTGCCTCTGCTGGTAGAAGTTCTAGAAACAAGTATCAGAAAAACAAAGAGAAGGTAAAAGCCAAGCATCTGGGATGTGCACTTCTTGTCCATGGTGGTGCTCGTAATATGGAAGGCATGGGTAACTATGTTCCATATAAATGGAAGAGGACGGTTTTATCGTGGATGATAGATCTGGGGGTTGTTTCACAAGATGCGAAGGTCAAATACATGAACAAAAAAGGAACACAGGCAATATTAGATGGTAGAATTACCAGGAATGGTATTTACTGCGGATGCTGTTCCAAGATTCTCACAGCTGCTAAGTTTGAACTTCATGCTGGTTCAAAAGAGCATCAGCCTTATGCAAATATCTTCCTAGAAGATGGCGGGGTTCCATTGTTGCAATGCTTACTTGATGCATGGGATAAGCAATCACAACATGAAAAGAAGGGATTTTACAAGATAGATCCTGCTGATGATCCTGATGATGATACTTGCGGTATTTGTGGTGATGGCGGTGACTTGCTCTGCTGCGATCGCTGTACTTCAACTTTTCATGTGGCTTGCTTAGGAATCGAG ATGCCTTCTGGAGATTGGTATTGTCGTAGCTGTATATGCAAATTCTGCAGCTCTGCTGAAGAAATGACACCGTCTTCCACTGAGTTgctttcttgcttgcaatgttcAAGAAAAT ATCACCAGGTTTGTACACCTGGAACTGAGAGGGACTCCGTTTCTACCCCACCCGGTGCCTCCATTGATCACTTCTGCAGCCCAGGATGTAGAAAG ATTTATAAACGACTAAAAAAGCTTCTTGGGTTCAAGAATAATATGGAAGCCGGATTTTCCTGGAGTCTGGTTCGCTGTTTTGCTGAAAGTGAGGCTGCACCCATGAAAAGGAAAGCAGAATTGGTATATTGCAACTCAAAGACAGCTGTTGCTTTCTCAGTTATGAATGAGTGCTTTTTGCCACGTATTGATGAGAGAAGTGGGATTAATATAATTCACAATGTCGTATACAATTGTGG GTCGGATTTCAATCGTTTAAATTTTAGTGACTTCTATACATTTATTCTGGAGCATGGAGAAGAAGTTATATCTGCGGCAACTGTCAG GATTCATGGAACTGAGTTAGCAGAAATGCCATTCATAGGCACAAGGGGCATGTATCGGGGCCAAGGGATGTGCCATCGACTGCTCAATGCAATTGAATCG GCCCTTTGCTCTCTCAATGTTCGAAGACTAGTAATACCTGCCATACCCGAAATGCAGAAGACCTGGACTACAGTTTTTGGTTTTAAGCCTGTTGGCCCTATGAAGAAGCAAAAAATGAAGTCTTTTAATCTCTTGATTATCCATGGCACTGGTCTTCTGGAGAAGCGCTTGTTGCTAACAGCTCAAGTGAATCGACAAACTACTTCTGTGACAG TTAATGCCGTTGAATGTGACAAGACAGCTTCCCAAACGTTTGGGGAAGCAAGTGGATCCCTTACACCTGTTTATGTTTCTCAAGAATTTGCTGTGGGTGGTCATCCTGAAACTAAGGATCATGACACTTGTGCTTTGATTGAGGGCTCTTCAGGCTTGGCATCTAACCTTCCTCCTGTTTCTGAAGAAAAAACTGAAGAAACTATTTCTCCAGTTTCCATAGCTGATGTTAATTTGCATATAAGTGAAGATGACATGCCTTGCAAGGCTTTAGCTGACATTACGGAAAAAGTGAAATATGCAGAAACATATTTGACATTCGTTGCTGATAAGATTGTTGTAGAAGAGAAGCCTGAAGATAAATCTAGCTCCAGTTCTGCAGATTCAAAGGCTATTCCAATGACAGTGGATCCATGCCCATGTTCATCTGATGAGCTTGGGAAATATGAAAATTGCCCACCTAGTGTACATTCTGTTGATGCTGTTCTCGTAAAAGACAGACCTGAATCTAATTTCAGCACCAGTTCCATCTCTGGCCGCTTTGATACTCAAGAGGATAAGAAGTCTTGTGTAGTTCCTGCTAATACTGAAGTTCCTTTAGTCACTATGGGTCGAAAGCCTGATAACCACGAGTTCGAAACTATTGTCGCTGATGGTGGTGATATGCAAAGCTCACTAGAAGTTAAATATTTGGAAGTTCTAGTAGATGAAAGATCAACAGATGCCTATGCAACTAAAAATAAAGCATTTGTTGGTGGTGTAACTAGTTATGCTGCTGCTGTTACTAAAGACAATGGTCATTCTGCAGTTGATCTTGTAGTATCAGCAGAGAGATCACTGGATGAAACAAATTCTGTTGAGAGTGATAAGAGTGAAGTTAAGGTTGCAACAGTTGAAGTGGGTGCTATAGTCGAGAGCTCTAATGGGGCAGGCATTCCAGTTTCGGCGCTTGAAAAATCAGATGACATCAATGGTGAAGTTACCGCAAAGCCTACTCTAACTTGTGGGGATGGTCAACTTCATTGA